One part of the Candidatus Zixiibacteriota bacterium genome encodes these proteins:
- the rpsG gene encoding 30S ribosomal protein S7 yields MPRRKQVEKRERPPDPVYNDVLVARFMNCMMRSGKKSVAERLFYDAMSIIEKKLGQKGIDVFHKAINNARPLVEVKSRRVGGATYQVPMEVRSERRNALAIRWLISYSRGRSEKSYAEKLAAELMAASKNEGSTIKKREDTHRMAEANKAFAHFRW; encoded by the coding sequence ATGCCGAGACGGAAACAAGTTGAAAAGCGGGAACGTCCTCCGGATCCTGTCTATAACGATGTCCTGGTGGCTCGTTTTATGAATTGCATGATGAGAAGCGGCAAGAAAAGTGTCGCCGAGAGGCTTTTCTACGATGCCATGAGTATCATCGAGAAAAAACTCGGCCAGAAAGGCATCGATGTTTTTCATAAGGCGATTAACAACGCCAGGCCTTTGGTCGAAGTAAAATCAAGACGAGTCGGTGGTGCGACTTACCAGGTTCCGATGGAAGTCCGCTCGGAACGCCGTAATGCCCTGGCGATCAGGTGGCTGATCAGTTATTCCAGGGGACGCTCCGAAAAATCGTATGCAGAAAAACTGGCCGCTGAATTGATGGCCGCATCCAAAAACGAGGGTTCCACGATTAAAAAACGTGAGGACACCCACAGGATGGCAGAAGCCAACAAGGCTTTTGCTCACTTTAGATGGTAA
- a CDS encoding 30S ribosomal protein S12: MPTISQLIRKGRKRVIEKTNTPALKGSPQKRGVCTRVYTSTPKKPNSALRKVARVRLTNQMEVTSYIPGEGHNLQEHSMVLIRGGRVKDLPGVRYHVIRGSMDTAGVDDRKRARSKYGTKKGK; encoded by the coding sequence TTGCCAACGATTAGTCAGTTGATTCGCAAGGGTCGCAAGCGTGTTATCGAGAAGACCAATACGCCTGCCCTGAAGGGATCTCCGCAGAAGCGGGGGGTCTGTACGCGTGTCTATACCTCCACGCCTAAGAAGCCGAACTCGGCTCTGCGTAAGGTCGCGCGTGTCAGGCTGACCAACCAGATGGAAGTAACTTCCTATATACCTGGTGAAGGTCACAATCTCCAGGAGCACTCTATGGTCTTGATTCGCGGCGGTCGTGTCAAGGACCTGCCGGGCGTGCGCTATCACGTTATCCGCGGTTCCATGGATACTGCCGGTGTCGATGATCGCAAGCGGGCTCGTTCCAAGTATGGTACCAAGAAAGGGAAATAG